One genomic region from Daphnia magna isolate NIES linkage group LG10, ASM2063170v1.1, whole genome shotgun sequence encodes:
- the LOC116933033 gene encoding pneumococcal serine-rich repeat protein isoform X4, with the protein MSMNMTLPATGGSSSSSSPSSSLSSSPSGGVGTAVTTTFRPPQTVVTPSGSVHLGETEGCMIDGLFYGDGAQVPSDPNKPCDLCYCIRNHTACVMQECVLQVEGCSPVLLDGVCCPVRYDCDATNLTTSGSSSTTPVPSGGQFGCTLDGQSYSDGDFVPSSNPCDYCYCMHGDIVCAVQDCAHPLEYFSTECKQVAKTNPAQCCPTYECGTVSPPGPATSSGGEGEHTTLSAVTESGAQSAVTFVPDVISSSAPDVTSSSAPDVTSSSAPDVISSSAPDATSSSATDVTAPSAPDATASSAPEESTVSASEGAVSEGSVSLESTTSASEEPASSVSEGSVSSVSEESTASVTDEGAASSVTEGPVSSATQDSTASVSEGSVSSIPEESTASVPEGPASSVTDGPSSPVTEGPSSPVTDGPVSSATQDSTASVTDEGAVSSVTDGPVSSSTQDSTESVSEGSVSFIPEGSVSSIPEESTASVPEGPASSVTDGPASSVTDGPASPVTDGPVSSATQDSTASVAEGSGSTDPQESTASSVSEEPSPSVSDGPATSAPQESTGSVSEESATPVPEEAATSTPEGTKPPVAESSTPSQVDEATQDVGSSSSSVTVAPLTVPEDIKTTPLDENDGATVAPALPIDSAPPATDAPLPSPSTQPEGESELVTDIPSSSTSASTSTSQSETEMEGSGSSTDAGSDSSESPAPTVSVSESSESATETTDETATQDAASSTGSTSGPLSSSTASSAASSPASSTASSTEETTDSSVSESESVPNASTLAPVAETDATDASTDDEVTLISSEEASVPSVTPSSESQVTDSEGSTDVQEGAVHSSTTTATAATDFIQEPPTTVSSVDSQEPTDSSVADASLPAATTPTSSDASPTEAESSTDAAAAQGSTPPSSTTPASESAIETDAPETSAETSTDSAQGIPSATDSAAVTDSVAVTDASVSAEESDKPTGRPEEAVSVTEVDPLSSTDGSTPISASSTDSAQVSPDDQSTDSQGPSSTESSSSVTGAPEAEETQAPEVTDSSDLDVMIGSTSSDSPTTIVEDHTSSPVEGGGDSSATTGAPSSHHTVPQTAASTLETEAPPALTTTTTGEDDSFTTPSSGTSAIPGEGSCLLNNVTYADGADVPVPSPCQQSCSCEASIIRCVIVECQEKPDHMPNCRPVFSPDKCCPHFECDDEQQVEPTTDQPTLTTQPEPESGSESSSSASTHAPLTGTESSSGSQVASTDRPDASSSATEEGSGAEASEIVTEESLSTSAESQETTELSGGESTTTTTSQPIDVTEAQEESAPATDGAVDASSTSTSTPDASQSQTTDVSSGQESSETSTDSTESTDSPASSTDDTATSSSAAASGSPSETSDKPEEVVATDATGVDGTESAPQVSSTADPSASVDPSGPTTPSQEIDSGSQVSVEATDAPDAGSESSPSPSPSSPESPSTESQSQSGTEGMDFEIQTQPPATASPTIELGGPLTGAPSTDDDETVASTSSPSSTSAPETTDSSAEIDGSGSESGSESESESSGEPAVTVATPQEETSTTSTSELEASPSAEPAATTESSAPSESVSVTESGAGASLTDAPSGALTTSEPTATESDGSSSSASATTSSTETPPEPTDAEDSATTQSASVSTVGSEETGAPTTESAPLAVETGSTGVPSAATESQESTAPQAAGSTESTQAPLTESESQSVATAAPESTGSTAASQGPSDGSDSGEATTPESAGSAETTHAPSSVSSTPSESESESESETEAEVVVTSSGSTTESGATEESSQAAVVSSTQQAPSTDAESEATTPSAPSTTEFAAASTGSTPSSTSESAESAATEGAAQSPSSVSSSSESAAPSATATTQDPSSATELSGSTSASESAPIGPGSEGESAPSTSAGADGTTEASASQTGATDSVELTPSESESGAASEATQAPSVGSTRPPLTVGSGSGGSTRPPSTTAPTTAPTAAPTALPTAEPVTTSHPATATATATATAETAESSTTAVTVSEIPLSASSMDSANLETSSGPTSPATPTDVEEPDIAPGACLFDGKVYVSAQQIPRDDHCDFCFCFRGDIICLQQSCPPPIPGCLEESIAGFCCPRYECPVRQVTHNVTWHSGDHRNNPSAFAALAGIPQGFNVELSDGVQDGDQVQVEGCEIKGEFYRFGELVGPASGPCLECRCGKGGMMECDPRECQPEPTLRKVMALAATRRRRHVDAEGLVWIGGKPIRH; encoded by the exons ATGAGCATGAACATGACCTTGCCGGCAACCGGCGGCTCTTCATCGTCATCGTCACCGTCATCGTCACTGTCATCATCTCCTTCTGGCGGCGTTGGGACGGCCGTGACGACGACATTCCGACCTCCGCAAACGGTGGTGACGCCATCGGGCAGCGTCCACCTCGGCGAAACGGAGGGCTGCATGATCGACGGCCTGTTCTACGGCGACGGCGCCCAGGTGCCGTCGGATCCCAACAAGCCGTGCGACCTGTGCTACTGCATCCGCAACCACACGGCCTGCGTCATGCAGGAGTGCGTCCTGCAGGTGGAGGGATGCTCGCCCGTCCTGCTCGACGGCGTCTGCTGCCCCGTGCGCTACGATTGCGACGCCACCAACTTGACGACCAGCGGCAGCAGCTCGACGACGCCCGTGCCGAGCGGAGGACAGTTCGGCTGCACGCTGGACGGCCAGTCGTACAGCGACGGCGACTTCGTGCCGTCCAGCAACCCGTGCGACTACTGCTACTGCATGCACGGCGACATCGTCTGCGCCGTCCAGGATTGCGCCCACCCGCTCGAGTACTTCTCCACCGAATGCAAACAGGTGGCCAAAACTAATCCGGCGCAGTGCTGCCCGACCTACGAGTGCGGCACCGTCTCGCCACCTGGCCCCGCCACCAGTTCGGGCGGCGAAGGCGAGCACACTACCCTTTCGGCTGTAACTGAGAGTGGAGCGCAAAGTGCGGTGACATTCGTTCCGGACGTCATTTCCTCATCGGCTCCGGACGTCACTTCCTCATCGGCTCCGGACGTCACTTCCTCATCGGCTCCGGACGTCATTTCCTCATCGGCTCCGGACGCAACTTCCTCATCGGCTACGGACGTAACTGCCCCATCGGCTCCGGACGCAACTGCCTCATCGGCTCCGGAAGAATCGACTGTATCCGCCTCTGAAGGAGCCGTTTCGGAAGGGTCAGTCTCGTTGGAATCGACCACATCGGCCTCTGAAGAACCAGCGTCATCCGTTTCGGAAGGATCAGTCTCATCCGTTTCGGAAGAATCCACGGCATCCGTTACAGATGAGGGAGCAGCGTCGTCTGTCACAGAGGGACCAGTTTCATCCGCTACACAAGATTCGACGGCATCCGTTTCGGAAGGATCAGTTTCCTCTATTCCGGAAGAATCGACGGCTTCCGTCCCAGAAGGACCAGCGTCGTCCGTCACAGATGGCCCATCATCGCCCGTCACAGAAGGACCATCATCGCCCGTCACAGATGGACCAGTTTCATCGGCTACGCAAGATTCGACGGCATCCGTTACAGATGAGGGAGCAGTGTCGTCTGTCACAGATGGACCAGTTTCATCCTCTACACAAGATTCGACGGAATCCGTTTCGGAAGGATCAGTTTCCTTCATTCCGGAAGGATCGGTTTCCTCAATTCCGGAAGAATCGACGGCTTCCGTCCCAGAAGGACCAGCGTCGTCCGTCACAGATGGACCAGCGTCGTCCGTCACAGATGGACCAGCGTCGCCCGTCACAGATGGACCAGTTTCATCGGCTACGCAAGATTCGACGGCATCCGTTGCAGAAGGCAGTGGATCGACGGATCCGCAAGAATCGACGGCATCTTCCGTCTCGGAAGAGCCATCCCCTTCCGTTTCAGACGGACCCGCAACGTCAGCTCCGCAAGAATCGACAGGCTCCGTTTCCGAGGAAAGTGCAACTCCCGTTCCGGAAGAAGCAGCCACATCGACGCCGGAAGGTACGAAGCCACCCGTTGCCGAGAGTTCGACTCCATCGCAAGTGGACGAAGCCACGCAAGATGTCGGCTCGTCCAGCAGCAGCGTCACCGTAGCCCCGTTGACCGTCCCGGAAGACATCAAGACGACTCCGCTCGACGAGAACGATGGCGCCACGGTCGCTCCGGCCCTACCTATCGATTCCGCTCCTCCGGCCACCGATGCGCCGTTGCCCAGCCCATCGACTCAACCGGAAGGAGAGTCTGAGTTGGTGACTGACATCCCTTCATCGTCCACGTCCGCCTCCACGTCGACTTCCCAATCTGAAACGGAAATGGAAGGCTCTGGAAGCTCGACGGATGCCGGAAGCGATTCGTCTGAAAGCCCCGCCCCGACCGTCTCCGTCTCCGAGTCGTCCGAATCGGCGACCGAAACGACTGATGAAACTGCGACGCAAGATGCCGCTAGTAGCACCGGCAGCACTTCCGGCCCGCTCTCTTCGTCCACTGCATCATCCGCTGCATCATCCCCTGCATCATCCACTGCGTCATCCACAGAGGAAACGACCGACTCTTCCGTATCGGAATCCGAATCCGTTCCGAACGCCTCGACTCTTGCCCCGGTAGCGGAAACGGACGCGACGGACGCTTCCACCGACGACGAGGTGACGCTGATCTCATCGGAAGAAGCTTCCGTCCCATCCGTCACGCCGTCGTCTGAATCTCAAGTCACTGACTCTGAAGGGTCGACCGACGTGCAAGAGGGAGCCGTTCACTCGTCGACGACTACCGCCACCGCCGCTACGGATTTCATCCAGGAACCACCGACCACAGTCTCATCGGTCGACTCGCAAGAGCCAACGGATTCGTCTGTTGCGGATGCATCGCTTCCAGCAGCCACAACGCCAACGAGCTCTGACGCTTCACCGACCGAAGCCGAGTCTTCCACCGACGCGGCAGCAGCGCAAGGCAGCACTCCACCCTCATCCACCACACCGGCGTCCGAGTCCGCAATTGAAACGGACGCACCGGAAACGAGCGCTGAAACTTCGACCGATTCCGCCCAAGGAATACCGTCAGCCACTGATTCGGCCGCCGTCACTGATTCAGTCGCCGTCACGGACGCTTCCGTCAGCGCAGAAGAAAGCGACAAACCCACCGGCCGACCGGAAGAAGCTGTGAGTGTCACGGAAGTGGATCCACTTTCGTCCACGGATGGCAGCACTCCGATCAGCGCATCTTCGACCGACAGCGCCCAAGTGTCGCCCGACGACCAATCGACCGACAGCCAAGGGCCATCCAGCACGGAATCCTCTAGCAGCGTGACAGGTGCGCCGGAAGCGGAAGAAACGCAGGCTCCAGAAGTCACCGATTCCAGCGACTTGGACGTGATGATCGGGAGCACATCGTCCGATTCACCGACCACCATCGTCGAAGACCATACTTCCTCGCCGGTGGAAGGAGGAGGGGATTCGTCGGCCACGACTGGAGCCCCGTCCAGCCACCACACGGTGCCGCAAACGGCCGCCTCGACGCTGGAAACGGAAGCGCCTCCGGCGCTGACGACGACTACGACGGGCGAGGACGACTCGTTCACGACGCCTTCGTCGGGCACGAGCGCCATCCCGGGCGAGGGCAGCTGCTTGTTGAACAACGTGACGTACGCCGACGGAGCCGACGTGCCCGTGCCCAGCCCGTGCCAGCAGTCTTGCTCGTGCGAGGCGTCCATCATCCGCTGCGTCATCGTCGAGTGCCAGGAGAAACCCGACCACATGCCCAACTGCAGGCCCGTCTTCTCGCCGGACAAGTGCTGCCCTCATTTCGAATGCGACGACGAGCAACAAGTGGAGCCGACCACCGACCAACCGACTTTGACAACCCAACCGGAACCGGAATCTGGATCTGAATCGTCGAGCAGCGCTTCGACACACGCGCCCCTCACTGGCACGGAAAGCTCGTCTGGAAGTCAAGTGGCCAGCACCGATCGACCCGACGCTTCGTCGTCTGCCACCGAGGAAGGTTCCGGCGCGGAAGCAAGTGAAATCGTGACGGAAGAGAGTCTTTCGACTTCAGCCGAATCGCAGGAGACAACAGAGTTAAGCGGAGGAGaatcgacgacgacgacgacttCGCAACCAATCGACGTCACCGAGGCCCAAGAGGAATCCGCACCGGCTACAGATGGAGCTGTTGACGCGTCCAGCACATCGACCTCTACTCCGGACGCCAGCCAATCGCAAACGACGGACGTCTCTTCCGGACAAGAATCTTCTGAAACATCGACGGACTCGACGGAATCGACGGACTCGCCGGCATCCAGCACCGATGACACCGCGACTTCCTCATCCGCCGCTGCCAGTGGATCGCCATCTGAAACGTCCGACAAACCGGAGGAAGTGGTGGCCACGGACGCCACTGGCGTCGACGGCACCGAGTCAGCGCCGCAAGTTTCGTCGACTGCCGACCCCAGCGCTTCGGTCGATCCATCGGGCCCGACGACCCCGTCGCAAGAAATCGATTCCGGCTCTCAGGTGTCGGTCGAAGCGACGGACGCACCCGACGCTGGATCGGAGTCATCGCCATCGCCATCGCCGAGCAGCCCAGAGTCGCCTTCGACGGAATCGCAATCGCAATCCGGCACGGAAGGAATGGACTTTGAGATCCAAACGCAACCGCCGGCAACGGCCAGTCCGACCATCGAATTGGGCGGCCCTTTGACCGGCGCTCCTTCAACGGACGATGACGAAACAGTGGCCAGTACCTCCAGCCCGTCGTCGACATCCGCCCCGGAAACGACCGACTCTTCCGCTGAGATCGACGGATCTGGATCTGAATCTGGATCTGAATCTGAATCTGAATCCAGCGGTGAGCCTGCGGTTACCGTTGCAACGCCGCAAGAAGAAACGAGCACAACGAGCACATCCGAACTGGAAGCATCGCCTTCGGCTGAACCGGCTGCGACGACCGAGTCTTCCGCACCTTCTGAATCCGTTTCCGTTACCGAGTCTGGAGCCGGAGCTTCGCTGACCGATGCGCCTTCGGGAGCGTTGACGACATCGGAACCGACTGCGACAGAATCTGATGGATCGTCATCGTCGGCCAGCGCAACGACCTCATCGACCGAGACGCCGCCGGAGCCAACGGATGCTGAAGACTCCGCCACGACGCAATCGGCTTCCGTCAGCACGGTCGGATCGGAGGAAACTGGTGCCCCGACCACCGAATCCGCCCCGCTCGCAGTTGAAACCGGATCGACTGGGGTCCCATCCGCCGCAACAGAATCGCAAGAGTCTACGGCACCGCAAGCCGCTGGATCGACTGAATCAACGCAGGCGCCGCTAACTGAATCTGAATCGCAATCGGTTGCAACTGCGGCCCCTGAATCGACTGGATCTACGGCCGCATCGCAAGGTCCTTCCGACGGATCGGATTCCGGAGAGGCCACGACACCCGAATCGGCCGGATCGGCCGAAACCACTCACGCCCCTTCTTCAGTCTCATCGACGCCATCTGAATCTGAATCGGAATCTGAATCGGAAACGGAGGCGGAGGTGGTCGTTACATCGAGTGGATCGACGACCGAATCTGGTGCGACGGAAGAATCTTCTCAAGCTGCCGTCGTCTCGTCCACCCAACAGGCGCCATCCACCGACGCGGAATCTGAGGCAACTACCCCATCCGCTCCATCGACAACGGAATTTGCAGCCGCATCCACCGGATCGACGCCTTCCTCGACGTCGGAATCGGCCGAATCAGCCGCCACCGAAGGCGCTGCCCAATCCCCTTCGTCCGTCTCATCCAGCAGCGAATCCGCCGCACCATCAGCGACAGCAACCACGCAAGATCCCTCATCCGCAACGGAATTGTCAGGATCGACCAGCGCTTCCGAATCCGCTCCCATTGGCCCCGGATCGGAAGGCGAATCGGCGCCGTCTACGAGCGCAGGAGCTGACGGAACGACGGAAGCTTCGGCTTCTCAGACTGGCGCCACTGACTCTGTCGAGTTGACACCGTCCGAGTCCGAGTCCGGCGCTGCGAGCGAAGCGACGCAAGCTCCAAGCGTCGGATCTACTAGGCCACCGCTGACGGTCGGATCCGGATCCGGTGGATCGACTCGACCGCCATCGACCACTGCACCGACCACTGCACCGACCGCTGCACCGACCGCCTTACCCACAGCCGAACCCGTCACCACCAGTCACCCAGCGACAGcgacagcaacagcaacagcaacagccgAAACGGCCGAGTCCAGCACCACGGCCGTCACCGTCTCCGAGATTCCGCTGAGCGCCAGCAGCATGGACTCGGCCAATTTGGAAACGTCGTCGGGCCCGACTTCGCCCGCCACGCCGACCGACGTGGAGGAACCCGACATCGCGCCCGGCGCGTGCCTCTTTGACGGCAAGGTGTACGTCTCTGCCCAGCAGATTCCGCGCGACGACCACTGCGACTTCTGCTTCTGCTTCCGCGGCGACATCATCTGCCTGCAGCAGTCGTGCCCGCCGCCCATCCCCGGCTGCCTGGAGGAGAGCATCGCCGGATTCTGTTGCCCGCGCTACGAGTGCCCCGTCCGTCAGGTGACGCACAACGTCACCTGGCACTCTGGCGATCACCGCAACAACCCGAGCGCCTTCGCCGCGCTGGCCGGCATCCCGCAAGGCTTCAACGTCGAGCTGAGCGACGGCGTCCAAGATGGCGATCAGGTCCAAGTGGAAGGATGCGAAATCAAAGGCGAATTCTACCGGTTCGGTGAACTGGTTGGACCCGCTTCCGGGCCTTGCCTCGAATGCCG ATGCGGTAAGGGTGGCATGATGGAATGCGATCCGCGGGAATGCCAACCGGAACCGACGCTGCGGAAGGTGATGGCGCTGGCGGCTACGCGTCGACGCCGACACGTTGACGCCGAAGGCCTCGTCTGGATCGGTGGCAAGCCGATCAGACATTGA